A stretch of the Aminipila terrae genome encodes the following:
- a CDS encoding TetR/AcrR family transcriptional regulator: MPKLTFNNLSTDKKQRIFDAAVLEFSSKPFKDASINQIIKKAQIPKGSFYQYFEDKEDLYLYMMKRIEAEKRDIIEHAAINRDADIFEILTEQIKVSFQWAMLRPDYGRIGILMWRDDSEFLIKFRSKTIETLKKYIDRDKKSGLIKQEADSDLISDMLITLILNESFFAGLDEEKYFSKLKGVIEILKNGVTISCE; this comes from the coding sequence ATGCCAAAACTCACATTTAACAACTTAAGTACGGACAAAAAACAAAGGATCTTTGATGCTGCGGTTTTAGAATTTTCATCTAAACCTTTCAAAGATGCATCCATCAACCAGATTATTAAAAAAGCACAAATACCTAAGGGTAGCTTTTACCAGTATTTTGAAGATAAAGAGGATCTCTATCTGTATATGATGAAAAGAATTGAGGCAGAAAAGCGGGATATCATTGAACATGCAGCCATCAATCGGGATGCAGATATCTTTGAAATTCTTACGGAGCAGATAAAAGTTTCTTTTCAATGGGCAATGCTCAGACCTGATTATGGACGCATTGGTATACTTATGTGGCGTGATGACAGCGAATTTCTCATAAAATTCCGTTCTAAAACCATTGAGACATTGAAAAAATATATAGACAGGGATAAGAAATCCGGTCTTATTAAGCAGGAAGCTGACTCGGATTTGATTTCTGATATGCTTATTACGCTCATTTTAAATGAAAGCTTCTTTGCTGGGCTTGATGAAGAAAAGTACTTTAGCAAACTTAAAGGAGTTATAGAAATATTAAAAAATGGAGTTACTATATCATGTGAATAA
- a CDS encoding SPFH domain-containing protein: MFSYIAGLLLIIIIIFLLVTNIRVVPQARAYVVERLGAYSATWQVGLHFKIPLIDKISRKVSLKEHVIDFPPQPVITKDNVTMEIDTVVYYQITDPKLYTYGVENPMAAIENLTATTLRNIIGELELDGTLTSREHINGKIRLVLDEATDAWGIKINRVEVKNITPPKDIQVAMEKQMRAERERREAILRAEGEKKSAVLIAEGHKESVILEAEAQKQAVILDAEAKKQAAIRAAEGEAEAIRMVQQATADGIKMLVESAPSKEVLAIKSMDAFAAAADGRATKIIIPSDIQGIAGMATSFAELVKDDKNGEKNKLINK; encoded by the coding sequence ATGTTTAGTTATATCGCAGGGTTATTATTAATCATTATCATTATTTTTTTGTTGGTAACCAATATTCGGGTTGTACCCCAGGCAAGGGCGTATGTAGTGGAAAGGCTGGGAGCATACAGTGCTACATGGCAGGTAGGACTTCATTTTAAAATACCTCTGATCGATAAGATTTCAAGAAAAGTATCTTTAAAAGAGCATGTTATTGATTTCCCGCCTCAGCCGGTTATCACAAAAGATAATGTTACCATGGAAATAGATACGGTTGTATATTATCAGATTACTGATCCTAAACTTTATACTTATGGTGTTGAAAATCCAATGGCTGCTATTGAAAATTTAACAGCAACCACGCTTCGAAACATCATTGGTGAACTTGAGCTTGACGGAACACTTACAAGCCGTGAACATATTAACGGAAAAATCAGATTAGTACTAGATGAAGCAACAGATGCATGGGGCATTAAGATTAATCGTGTGGAAGTAAAGAACATTACTCCACCAAAAGATATTCAGGTAGCTATGGAAAAGCAGATGAGGGCAGAAAGAGAAAGAAGAGAAGCCATTCTTCGTGCAGAAGGTGAAAAGAAGTCTGCGGTTCTTATAGCAGAGGGTCACAAAGAATCTGTTATTTTGGAAGCAGAAGCACAAAAGCAGGCAGTAATTTTAGATGCAGAGGCTAAAAAACAGGCAGCTATCAGGGCAGCGGAAGGTGAAGCAGAAGCAATTCGTATGGTTCAGCAGGCAACGGCTGATGGAATTAAAATGTTAGTAGAATCCGCTCCTAGTAAAGAAGTTCTGGCTATTAAGAGTATGGATGCTTTCGCAGCAGCTGCTGATGGAAGGGCAACAAAAATTATTATCCCGTCCGATATTCAGGGCATTGCCGGAATGGCAACCTCTTTTGCAGAGCTGGTGAAGGATGATAAAAACGGAGAAAAGAATAAGTTAATAAATAAATAA
- a CDS encoding methyl-accepting chemotaxis protein has protein sequence MKSIKCKILTAIILLVSVSLILVGGTSVFLNYNSTMSLLEQIMKESAGLASDRVSKELVAYQNIATEAGSIARLAKPETPIADKKSIIDQRTKTYGFQRGNILDSSGKSIFDGNDYSDREYFKVAMEGSPFISKPIVSKITGELTVIIAAPLWESGVPGTKVVGVVYFVPKETFLNDIMASINISKNSQAYIIDDSGDTVADVSLEAIKNNENIEKMAKTDKSLQELADLHVKMKEGKAGFDTYKIHGVKQILAYEPIKSREGWTLGITAPVKDFMAATTQSVIATVILLTLAMLVSVLIALKVANKISNPIMACTKRLTQLAEGDLKSDIPEITTSDETGILAGATGKIVKDLNDIISDLARQLAGIANGDLTMVSMVTYPGDFAQLQRSLESVFNDLNQTLDQINQAAEQVAAGAEQMSAGAQALSQGTMEQASSIEELSATITEISDKVAGNADISKFANQISKETGSEVQNGNHHMLEMVRAMNEISETSGEIGKIIKTIEDIAFQTNILALNAAVEAARAGQAGKGFAVVADEVRNLAQKSAEAAQNTTALIESAVSAVKNGMETADDTAKSLEVIVEKVGGVTEQINKITDGSVEQADSINQVTQGVDQIASVVQTNSATAEESAATSEELNAQAQMLKSLVEKFQLR, from the coding sequence ATGAAAAGCATAAAATGCAAAATACTTACGGCAATCATACTTTTGGTGTCAGTTTCTCTTATACTAGTTGGAGGAACTTCTGTATTTTTGAATTATAACAGTACGATGAGTTTGCTGGAACAGATTATGAAGGAATCTGCTGGTCTGGCATCTGACCGTGTATCAAAAGAACTGGTTGCATATCAGAATATCGCAACGGAAGCTGGTAGTATTGCCAGACTGGCTAAGCCTGAAACTCCCATTGCAGACAAGAAAAGTATTATTGATCAGAGAACTAAAACCTATGGATTTCAGCGAGGAAATATACTGGATAGTAGTGGTAAGAGTATTTTTGATGGAAATGATTATAGCGATAGAGAATATTTTAAAGTGGCCATGGAGGGGAGTCCCTTTATTTCCAAGCCTATTGTAAGTAAAATAACAGGAGAGCTTACAGTTATAATAGCTGCACCTCTTTGGGAGTCCGGGGTTCCAGGAACAAAAGTAGTAGGTGTTGTTTATTTTGTTCCTAAAGAAACCTTTTTAAATGACATTATGGCATCCATAAATATAAGCAAAAATTCTCAAGCGTACATTATTGATGACTCAGGGGATACGGTAGCGGATGTTAGTTTAGAAGCCATTAAAAATAATGAAAACATAGAAAAAATGGCTAAAACAGATAAAAGCCTTCAGGAACTGGCAGACTTACATGTAAAAATGAAAGAAGGAAAGGCTGGTTTTGATACATATAAAATTCATGGAGTAAAGCAGATTCTGGCTTATGAACCAATAAAGAGTCGTGAAGGCTGGACTTTAGGAATTACAGCTCCGGTGAAAGATTTTATGGCAGCAACCACGCAGTCTGTTATAGCTACAGTTATTTTATTAACCCTTGCAATGCTTGTATCAGTATTGATAGCATTGAAAGTAGCCAATAAAATTTCAAATCCGATTATGGCTTGTACAAAGCGTTTAACACAACTGGCTGAAGGAGATCTTAAGTCTGATATACCTGAAATAACTACCAGTGATGAAACCGGTATATTAGCTGGGGCAACCGGGAAGATCGTAAAAGACTTAAATGATATTATTTCAGATTTGGCAAGACAGCTTGCGGGAATTGCCAATGGTGATTTAACCATGGTATCTATGGTAACATATCCTGGCGACTTTGCCCAATTACAACGGTCATTGGAAAGCGTATTTAATGACCTGAATCAAACTTTAGACCAAATCAATCAGGCGGCGGAACAGGTGGCTGCAGGAGCTGAACAAATGTCGGCAGGCGCTCAGGCACTTTCTCAGGGAACTATGGAACAGGCAAGCAGTATCGAGGAATTATCAGCCACTATTACAGAGATTTCAGATAAGGTGGCTGGCAACGCTGACATTTCAAAGTTCGCAAACCAGATTTCAAAAGAAACTGGAAGTGAGGTTCAGAATGGTAACCATCATATGTTGGAAATGGTCCGTGCTATGAATGAAATATCTGAAACCTCCGGAGAAATTGGAAAAATAATAAAAACAATAGAAGATATTGCTTTCCAGACTAATATACTGGCTTTAAATGCTGCTGTTGAAGCCGCTCGTGCGGGACAGGCAGGGAAAGGGTTCGCAGTAGTTGCAGACGAAGTACGTAATCTGGCTCAGAAGTCGGCAGAGGCTGCTCAGAATACAACAGCCTTAATAGAAAGCGCTGTGTCAGCAGTTAAAAATGGTATGGAAACTGCAGATGATACAGCTAAATCTCTTGAAGTCATTGTGGAAAAGGTAGGGGGAGTCACTGAACAGATAAATAAAATCACGGATGGATCTGTGGAACAGGCTGATTCAATAAATCAGGTAACCCAGGGGGTTGATCAGATTGCTTCCGTAGTACAGACTAACTCAGCAACAGCAGAAGAAAGTGCAGCTACAAGCGAAGAACTCAATGCACAGGCACAGATGCTAAAAAGTCTGGTAGAAAAATTTCAATTAAGATAA
- a CDS encoding LysE/ArgO family amino acid transporter, which produces MIYYLQGLTMGLAYVAPIGLQNLFVINTALTQRKHRVFLTALIVIFFDVTLALACFFGVGAIMKQSELLEMAVLLIGSIIVIMIGLSLVKSKDTVDNSTNVNVSILKVISTACVVTWFNPQALIDGSMMLGAFKATLPAGQDLSFILGVASASCGWFLGISAIISLFSTKLTDKVLRVINIVCGVVIIIYGAKLGYSFITMLLK; this is translated from the coding sequence ATGATTTATTATTTGCAAGGATTAACCATGGGGCTGGCATACGTTGCACCTATAGGATTACAGAACCTGTTTGTTATTAACACGGCATTAACCCAGAGAAAACACCGGGTTTTTTTGACTGCTCTGATTGTAATATTTTTTGATGTTACATTGGCTCTGGCTTGTTTTTTTGGTGTGGGAGCTATAATGAAACAATCTGAATTACTGGAAATGGCAGTACTTCTAATTGGTAGTATTATTGTGATTATGATTGGGTTGAGTCTGGTAAAATCTAAAGATACCGTTGATAATAGTACCAATGTCAATGTATCCATATTAAAAGTTATATCTACGGCTTGTGTCGTAACCTGGTTTAACCCTCAGGCCCTTATCGATGGAAGTATGATGCTTGGGGCATTTAAAGCCACTTTGCCAGCAGGGCAGGACTTAAGCTTTATTTTAGGTGTGGCTTCTGCTTCCTGTGGATGGTTCCTTGGAATATCAGCGATTATATCCTTATTCAGTACAAAGCTTACAGACAAAGTATTAAGGGTTATTAATATAGTTTGCGGAGTAGTAATCATTATATATGGTGCAAAACTGGGTTATAGTTTTATAACAATGCTTCTGAAGTAA
- a CDS encoding aminotransferase-like domain-containing protein has product MRKESLMEEYVNIDWKPDKTSRVPVYKQISEYISGKVSCGDWLVGSKLPSQRKLSEIFQVNRSTIVTAMEELTSYGMLESEHGGGTKIASNTWSLFMSTPPDWNKYIHSGPFKSNMQTIQIINKLEFDEKYIRLGTGELCPDLFPHALMNKVFKKLPSKIPSLNYLGPLGLPELRRSLQERMALKGIDATDSSIVITSGSLQGLQLISVCMLKPGSTVFTEAPTYLKSLQVFQSAGMHLSGIPMDKNGMMYWQINKEVSQSLLYTIPTHQNPTGIIMSEERRRDLFNFCSGNRLPVIEDDAYGDLWFDKTPPNLLNLWIKTV; this is encoded by the coding sequence ATGCGAAAGGAAAGTTTGATGGAGGAATATGTAAATATTGACTGGAAACCCGATAAAACTTCCAGAGTACCTGTTTATAAACAGATTTCAGAATATATAAGTGGAAAAGTGTCTTGTGGAGACTGGCTGGTTGGCAGTAAACTTCCTTCACAGCGTAAACTTTCTGAAATATTCCAAGTAAACAGAAGTACTATTGTTACTGCCATGGAAGAATTAACTTCTTATGGTATGTTAGAAAGTGAACACGGAGGAGGCACAAAAATAGCCAGTAATACCTGGTCTCTTTTTATGTCTACTCCACCTGACTGGAATAAATATATTCATTCAGGGCCATTTAAATCTAATATGCAAACCATTCAAATCATTAATAAATTAGAGTTTGATGAAAAATATATCCGTTTAGGGACTGGTGAACTTTGTCCAGATTTGTTTCCCCATGCCCTTATGAACAAGGTCTTTAAAAAGCTGCCTTCGAAAATACCTTCCCTTAATTATCTGGGCCCTTTGGGGCTACCCGAGCTTCGAAGAAGTCTGCAGGAAAGAATGGCACTGAAAGGTATTGATGCGACGGATTCTTCTATTGTAATCACTTCCGGTTCATTGCAGGGATTGCAGCTGATATCGGTATGTATGTTAAAACCCGGTTCTACAGTATTTACGGAGGCCCCTACTTATTTAAAATCTCTACAGGTTTTCCAATCTGCAGGAATGCATTTATCTGGAATCCCCATGGATAAAAATGGCATGATGTACTGGCAGATAAATAAAGAAGTAAGCCAGTCCCTGCTATATACTATACCTACTCATCAGAATCCAACAGGCATTATTATGTCCGAAGAACGAAGGCGTGACTTATTCAATTTCTGTAGCGGGAACCGACTTCCCGTGATAGAGGATGATGCTTATGGAGACTTGTGGTTTGATAAAACTCCCCCAAACCTATTAAATCTATGGATAAAAACGGTATGA
- the ppsA gene encoding phosphoenolpyruvate synthase yields MKPYVLTFQEIDKNQLPVAGGKGSNLGELSKLKGIRVPPGFCVTTEAYKNVVNNNQELDPLISQLYTLKADDREKISNISMKIRSIIEGIAIPPDMEQELTEILSIYGENNAYAVRSSATAEDLPTASFAGQQDTFLNIKGKDALMHHISKCWASLFTDRAVTYRIQNKFDHRKVFLAVVIQKMIFPEASGIMFTADPVTSNRKVLSIDASFGLGEALVSGLVNADIYKVREHTILHKKISHKKLSIYSLPGGGTEEKEIESHKQNAQTLSDHQILKLEYLGRNIEAYFGCPQDIEWCLYKEEFYIVQSRPITTLYPVPKANDKDNHVYLSFGHRQMMTEAMKPLGHSFFNAFFVLVSGTPMTEAGDRLFMDVSHEMKSPFMSKSFCKSLGVVDVLMQKAFQNLLTRKDYVKSLHKGKTMMLEPAVWLSWGIDTFKTYMKNDPGDMEKLMAQYAAVLENKENIMKKLSGDELFQFLEKDFKDMKNMIFKSYRYSFAGAYASSWLNRNILKWLGEKNVADTLAQSVSNNVTSEMGLALLDVADVIRQYPEVQECLTTANNENLFEDLDKLKGGKESANAIKAFLRKYGMRCSAEIDITRTRWNENPAILIPIILSNIKSFEPGAHTLKFQEGLNEALRKEKEILLRLEKISGGKSKIRKTRKMISVLRNFVGYREYNKYIMVWYFWIIKQAFMQEADRLVQNHTIKNRDDIHYLTYDELRQVIKTNSVDYEQIKRRKEDYELFSKLTPPRLITSDGEIISGEYDTGNIPKGAIAGVPVSSGTVEGRARVLLKLEDAHIEEGDILVTTFTDPSWTPVFVSIKGLVTEVGGMMTHGAVVAREYGLPAIVGIDNATKLIKDGQKIRINGTEGYIEILG; encoded by the coding sequence ATGAAGCCATATGTATTAACTTTCCAGGAAATTGATAAAAACCAACTTCCTGTAGCAGGAGGAAAAGGCTCAAATCTTGGAGAACTGTCAAAGCTAAAAGGCATAAGGGTTCCCCCCGGATTTTGTGTTACAACTGAAGCCTATAAAAATGTTGTTAACAATAACCAGGAGTTGGACCCACTGATTAGTCAGTTGTATACTCTCAAAGCTGACGACAGAGAGAAAATCAGCAATATAAGCATGAAGATTCGTTCCATCATTGAGGGAATAGCCATCCCCCCAGACATGGAACAGGAACTTACAGAAATCCTTTCCATATATGGAGAAAATAATGCTTACGCTGTTCGTTCCAGCGCCACAGCAGAAGATTTGCCTACTGCATCTTTTGCGGGGCAACAGGACACCTTTTTAAACATTAAAGGAAAAGATGCTCTTATGCATCATATCAGTAAGTGCTGGGCCTCTCTTTTTACTGACCGTGCTGTAACTTATCGTATTCAAAATAAGTTTGACCATCGTAAAGTTTTTCTGGCTGTTGTTATTCAGAAAATGATTTTTCCAGAAGCATCTGGAATCATGTTTACTGCGGATCCTGTAACATCTAACAGAAAAGTATTATCAATCGATGCAAGTTTTGGACTTGGTGAGGCTTTAGTATCCGGTCTTGTTAATGCCGACATCTATAAAGTACGGGAACACACTATCCTCCACAAAAAGATATCCCATAAGAAACTGTCCATATACAGTTTACCCGGCGGAGGAACTGAAGAAAAAGAAATTGAAAGTCATAAACAGAATGCACAGACACTTAGCGACCACCAGATATTAAAACTTGAATACCTTGGAAGAAACATTGAAGCATATTTTGGTTGCCCTCAGGATATCGAATGGTGCCTTTATAAGGAAGAGTTTTACATTGTTCAAAGCCGTCCAATTACTACTTTATATCCGGTTCCTAAAGCCAATGACAAGGATAATCATGTTTACTTGTCCTTTGGGCACAGACAGATGATGACGGAAGCAATGAAGCCATTAGGACATTCCTTCTTTAACGCCTTTTTTGTTCTGGTCTCTGGCACGCCCATGACAGAAGCCGGGGATAGATTATTTATGGATGTTTCTCACGAAATGAAATCCCCTTTCATGAGTAAATCATTCTGCAAAAGTCTTGGTGTTGTTGATGTATTAATGCAGAAGGCTTTCCAGAATCTATTAACAAGAAAGGATTATGTTAAATCCCTTCATAAAGGAAAAACCATGATGTTGGAACCTGCAGTCTGGTTAAGCTGGGGTATTGATACATTTAAAACATACATGAAAAATGACCCTGGTGACATGGAAAAATTAATGGCACAATATGCAGCTGTTTTAGAAAATAAAGAGAACATTATGAAAAAGTTATCCGGGGATGAGTTGTTTCAATTCTTAGAGAAAGATTTTAAGGATATGAAAAATATGATCTTTAAAAGCTATCGATATTCTTTTGCTGGTGCCTATGCTTCCAGCTGGCTGAATAGAAATATTTTAAAATGGCTGGGAGAAAAAAATGTGGCTGATACTCTTGCCCAATCGGTTTCCAATAATGTGACCTCTGAAATGGGTCTGGCTCTTCTGGATGTGGCTGATGTGATTCGACAATATCCTGAAGTTCAGGAATGCCTTACCACTGCAAACAATGAAAATCTCTTTGAAGATCTGGATAAATTAAAGGGTGGAAAAGAATCAGCAAACGCAATTAAAGCCTTTTTAAGAAAATACGGCATGAGATGCTCTGCAGAAATTGATATAACCAGAACAAGATGGAATGAAAACCCTGCCATACTTATTCCAATCATTCTCAGTAATATAAAATCTTTTGAACCGGGTGCTCATACCTTAAAATTCCAGGAAGGACTAAATGAAGCCCTAAGAAAGGAAAAAGAAATTTTATTGAGACTTGAAAAGATATCCGGAGGAAAAAGCAAAATAAGGAAAACAAGGAAGATGATCAGTGTTTTACGTAATTTCGTTGGTTATCGTGAATACAATAAGTACATTATGGTATGGTATTTTTGGATTATTAAACAGGCCTTCATGCAAGAGGCTGATAGATTGGTGCAAAATCATACAATAAAAAACCGTGATGATATTCACTATTTAACTTATGATGAATTACGTCAAGTTATAAAAACAAATTCTGTAGATTATGAACAGATTAAAAGAAGAAAAGAAGACTATGAACTATTCTCTAAACTTACGCCCCCGCGACTGATAACATCAGATGGGGAAATCATATCCGGGGAATATGATACCGGAAATATTCCAAAAGGTGCCATAGCAGGTGTTCCCGTATCCTCGGGCACAGTAGAAGGCCGTGCAAGAGTTTTATTAAAGCTTGAAGATGCCCATATTGAAGAAGGGGATATTCTTGTTACCACATTTACTGATCCTAGCTGGACCCCGGTTTTTGTATCTATTAAGGGATTAGTAACTGAAGTTGGTGGAATGATGACCCATGGTGCCGTTGTAGCACGTGAATATGGTCTTCCTGCTATTGTAGGAATAGATAACGCTACAAAATTAATCAAAGACGGACAAAAAATCCGGATTAACGGTACAGAAGGCTATATTGAAATACTGGGATAA
- a CDS encoding DEAD/DEAH box helicase, which translates to MGSSKLDACMEIIEEAVSGEHKVLVFSQFTSMLEIIEYELKKNKILYYKLTGSTTKEKRAQLAEAFNNESNEIEDNEDDPVKVFLISLKAGGTGLNLTAADVVIHYDPWWNFAAQNQATDRAHRIGQQKNLQVYKIIAEDTIEEKILKLQESKKDLAEAVITENENLIAHLSGKYLMELLE; encoded by the coding sequence ATGGGGAGCAGCAAGCTGGATGCCTGCATGGAAATAATAGAAGAAGCTGTATCTGGAGAGCATAAAGTGCTAGTGTTTTCACAGTTTACATCCATGTTGGAAATTATTGAATATGAACTGAAAAAAAACAAAATACTATATTATAAGCTTACTGGCAGCACTACAAAGGAAAAACGTGCACAGTTGGCGGAGGCATTTAATAATGAGTCCAATGAAATAGAAGACAATGAGGATGACCCTGTAAAAGTATTTTTGATTTCTCTTAAGGCAGGAGGAACAGGATTAAATCTGACTGCTGCTGATGTGGTGATTCATTATGATCCATGGTGGAACTTTGCGGCGCAGAACCAGGCAACAGACAGAGCTCACAGAATAGGACAGCAGAAAAATCTTCAGGTATATAAGATTATTGCAGAAGATACCATTGAAGAAAAAATATTAAAACTTCAGGAAAGTAAAAAGGATTTAGCAGAAGCAGTGATTACTGAAAATGAGAATCTGATAGCCCATCTATCTGGAAAATATTTGATGGAGTTATTAGAGTAG
- a CDS encoding NfeD family protein, which produces MLHRRGKNDVMFGIEFIAGNWPLIWVIVAIVLGIIEALTMGLTTIWFCGGAVVAALVAMIGAPLGVQFALFFIVSVVLLYFTRPIVQRKLNVGVEKTNSDALIGKIGFVTKQIEAFSTGQVKLEGNEWTAIAENRELVIYQNTKVIVSRIEGVKLVVTPAEQHTENK; this is translated from the coding sequence ATGCTGCATCGAAGGGGGAAAAATGACGTTATGTTTGGGATAGAATTTATTGCAGGAAACTGGCCTTTAATATGGGTAATTGTTGCTATAGTGCTTGGAATTATAGAAGCTTTGACTATGGGACTTACTACGATTTGGTTTTGCGGCGGTGCTGTAGTCGCAGCATTAGTAGCTATGATCGGTGCTCCGCTGGGAGTTCAGTTTGCATTGTTTTTTATCGTTTCCGTTGTACTTTTGTATTTTACAAGACCAATCGTACAAAGAAAACTGAATGTTGGGGTTGAAAAGACAAATTCCGATGCCCTGATTGGAAAAATAGGATTTGTCACAAAACAAATAGAGGCTTTTTCCACGGGACAGGTAAAGCTAGAGGGAAACGAGTGGACTGCTATTGCGGAAAACAGAGAACTTGTAATTTATCAGAACACGAAGGTCATTGTAAGCAGAATTGAAGGTGTGAAATTGGTGGTTACGCCTGCAGAGCAGCATACAGAAAATAAATAA
- a CDS encoding HD domain-containing protein — protein sequence MFDGNIDRSFVTTYYKRKFNPTRAAEQDITIGDVAHALSLICRANGHLKIFFSVAQHSINCALEARERGHSEKIQLHCLLHDASEAYIGDVITPLKIQLNAYKDYENALQATVLKALDVETPDEEEAAIIKEIDSCMLYHEFKLLHGDLLFKKEPEMHISIAEDEVPHSQIEAQFIQLYRELKTY from the coding sequence ATGTTTGACGGAAATATTGACAGGAGTTTTGTAACTACATATTATAAAAGAAAGTTTAATCCAACACGAGCAGCAGAGCAAGATATAACAATTGGAGATGTGGCCCATGCCTTATCATTAATATGCAGGGCAAATGGGCATTTAAAGATATTTTTTTCTGTAGCACAGCATTCTATAAATTGTGCACTGGAGGCCAGAGAACGGGGACATTCAGAAAAAATCCAGCTTCACTGCCTGTTGCATGATGCATCAGAAGCCTATATAGGAGATGTGATTACACCGCTAAAAATCCAGTTAAATGCGTATAAAGATTATGAAAACGCATTACAGGCTACAGTCTTAAAAGCCTTGGATGTGGAAACACCAGATGAAGAAGAGGCTGCAATTATAAAGGAAATAGACAGTTGCATGTTATATCATGAATTTAAGCTGCTGCACGGAGACCTGCTTTTTAAGAAGGAACCTGAAATGCATATTTCCATTGCTGAAGATGAAGTGCCCCATAGTCAGATTGAAGCGCAATTTATACAATTATATAGAGAGTTAAAAACATATTAG
- a CDS encoding enoyl-CoA hydratase-related protein codes for MYESLKFEVKDKIAFITINRPQAMNALNMDVLNELYAAFTEVETNNDICSAILTGEGKAFVAGADIAQMHSLDAIEGRNMMILGHKLMNYMESIEKPIIAAVNGFALGGGCELAMACDIRIASEKAKFGQPEVNLGIIPGFGGTQRLPRLVGKSMGKYLIMTAEMITADEAYRIGLVEKMVPPEELMATAEKIAKTIMSKAPIAIAAAKTAINNGYGLDMKTASAMEIEAFTAPFASQDKTEGMSAFLEKREAKFQKK; via the coding sequence ATGTACGAAAGCTTAAAATTTGAGGTAAAAGATAAAATTGCATTTATTACGATTAACCGTCCTCAGGCAATGAATGCATTGAATATGGATGTTTTGAACGAACTTTATGCTGCATTTACTGAAGTTGAAACAAACAATGATATTTGTTCAGCTATTTTAACTGGTGAAGGAAAAGCCTTTGTAGCTGGAGCAGATATTGCCCAGATGCATTCTCTTGATGCCATTGAAGGCAGAAACATGATGATTTTAGGTCATAAGCTCATGAATTACATGGAAAGCATTGAAAAACCAATTATCGCTGCGGTAAATGGTTTTGCTCTTGGCGGAGGATGCGAACTTGCCATGGCTTGTGACATCCGAATTGCTTCAGAAAAAGCTAAATTTGGTCAGCCTGAAGTAAACCTTGGTATCATTCCTGGTTTTGGCGGAACACAGAGACTTCCAAGACTTGTTGGAAAAAGCATGGGAAAATATTTGATTATGACTGCAGAAATGATTACTGCTGACGAAGCTTACAGAATTGGCCTTGTTGAAAAAATGGTTCCACCGGAAGAACTGATGGCAACTGCAGAAAAAATTGCTAAAACGATTATGTCAAAAGCCCCTATAGCGATTGCAGCTGCAAAGACTGCCATAAATAATGGTTACGGTCTTGATATGAAAACTGCCAGTGCTATGGAAATTGAAGCCTTTACAGCTCCTTTTGCATCCCAGGATAAAACAGAAGGTATGAGTGCTTTCCTTGAAAAGAGAGAAGCAAAATTCCAGAAGAAATAG